One genomic segment of Gottschalkia acidurici 9a includes these proteins:
- the yunB gene encoding sporulation protein YunB, with protein MRSRNRSKKIKIYLIIVFTVVLGIYVYNIINRNVRPTILAMCEIQAKKIATQAINDAIKSTIKDNVKYKDLIFVKQDNSGKITMMQANTGLMNGIASDVALEVQEKIRQIPGGTIKIPIGNILNSQLIPGPRIKLDLEPHGSVTVDFGTEFVESGINQTIHRVYLTIITDVKIIFPLVSDTVTVSANIPIAETVIVGDVPESYITVPEENILNIIR; from the coding sequence ATGAGATCAAGAAACAGAAGTAAAAAAATAAAAATTTATTTAATAATAGTTTTTACTGTTGTTTTAGGGATATATGTATATAATATAATTAACAGGAATGTAAGACCTACTATATTAGCGATGTGTGAAATACAAGCAAAAAAAATAGCTACTCAAGCTATAAATGATGCTATTAAAAGTACGATAAAAGATAATGTAAAGTATAAAGACCTCATATTTGTTAAGCAAGATAACTCAGGAAAAATAACTATGATGCAAGCGAATACAGGACTTATGAATGGGATAGCTTCTGATGTTGCCTTAGAAGTTCAAGAAAAAATAAGGCAAATACCAGGAGGGACAATAAAAATACCAATTGGAAATATATTGAACAGTCAATTAATACCAGGTCCTAGAATTAAACTAGATCTTGAACCACACGGAAGTGTTACAGTAGATTTCGGTACTGAGTTTGTGGAATCGGGTATAAATCAAACCATACATAGGGTATACTTAACTATAATTACAGATGTTAAGATTATTTTTCCATTAGTATCGGACACTGTAACAGTTAGTGCAAACATACCAATAGCTGAGACAGTTATAGTTGGAGACGTTCCAGAAAGTTATATCACAGTTCCAGAAGAAAATATTTTAAATATTATAAGATAA
- the hflX gene encoding GTPase HflX: MYEIEDDKLEKIIIVGVDRNKRGEITVESSMDELAELVKAADGIVEGRVVQNREHIDSAYHIGKGKAEEIAVACEELDIDTVVFNDELSGAQIRNLENIIERKIIDRTSLILDIFAKRATSKEGKLQVELAQLKYRLPRLIGFRNYLSRTGGGIGTKGPGEQKLELDRRHILGRINDIQRQLKELDKVRMVKRKQRRSNDIPIVALVGYTNAGKSTLLNSLIRLDEDYKEEKEVFVKDMLFATLETNLRKATLPNGRDFLITDTVGFVSKLPTHLVEAFKGTLEEVQFADLLLHVVDITNEDLEIQMVTTMKIIKDLDVIDKPIITVFNKVDEGNIEDIAYKVPEPKIFISAKTGHNLELLLKMIEDNLPQSYYNVDLLIPFSKGDLLSYIFDNTKVESQEHTAEGTLVTVTLDQADYNRCKEYIVDKNE, translated from the coding sequence ATGTACGAAATAGAAGATGATAAGCTAGAAAAGATTATAATAGTAGGAGTAGATAGAAACAAAAGAGGCGAGATAACTGTAGAAAGTTCAATGGATGAACTTGCAGAACTTGTGAAAGCTGCAGATGGAATAGTAGAAGGAAGAGTAGTTCAAAATAGAGAGCATATAGACTCTGCATATCATATAGGGAAGGGGAAAGCAGAGGAGATAGCTGTTGCTTGTGAAGAGCTAGATATAGATACAGTTGTATTTAATGATGAACTTTCAGGAGCTCAAATAAGAAACCTAGAGAATATAATAGAAAGAAAAATTATAGATAGAACAAGTTTAATACTAGATATATTTGCTAAAAGAGCTACTAGTAAAGAAGGAAAGCTCCAAGTAGAACTTGCTCAACTAAAATATAGATTACCTAGACTAATAGGATTTAGAAATTACTTATCTCGAACAGGTGGAGGAATAGGAACAAAAGGACCTGGAGAGCAAAAATTAGAGTTGGACAGAAGACATATACTAGGCAGAATAAATGATATACAAAGACAATTAAAAGAACTAGATAAAGTTAGAATGGTAAAGAGAAAGCAGAGAAGAAGCAATGATATACCTATAGTAGCGCTTGTGGGATATACTAACGCTGGAAAGTCAACGCTATTAAATAGTCTAATAAGACTTGATGAAGATTATAAGGAAGAAAAAGAAGTTTTTGTAAAAGATATGCTGTTTGCAACTTTAGAAACTAATTTAAGAAAAGCAACTTTACCTAATGGACGTGATTTCTTAATAACAGACACAGTAGGATTTGTAAGCAAATTACCTACACACTTGGTAGAAGCTTTTAAAGGAACCTTGGAGGAAGTTCAGTTTGCAGATTTATTACTTCATGTGGTAGATATAACTAATGAAGATCTAGAAATACAAATGGTTACTACAATGAAAATAATAAAAGATTTAGATGTAATAGATAAGCCTATAATAACTGTATTTAATAAGGTAGACGAAGGTAATATAGAAGATATAGCATATAAAGTACCAGAACCTAAGATATTTATATCAGCTAAGACTGGACATAACTTAGAACTATTATTAAAGATGATAGAAGATAATCTACCACAAAGTTATTATAATGTTGACCTACTTATTCCTTTTTCTAAAGGAGATTTACTTTCATATATATTTGATAATACCAAAGTAGAGAGTCAAGAGCATACAGCAGAGGGAACTTTAGTTACAGTTACCTTAGATCAAGCTGACTATAATAGATGTAAAGAGTATATAGTTGATAAAAATGAATAG
- a CDS encoding DUF3189 family protein has protein sequence MYVVYNCVGGTHSSAIAAAIHLGILSPDITPTKEEVIDVPYFDTLEKKDQGKIIFRGIDENHNKVFTLSRQFVPELVIPAVEDAFQLGGGLRKDLLLVDTMPSVNLLMKIGGFSSRRLHWVSFGRPIVALGVVKNYHEMVKIVKKTLNSL, from the coding sequence ATGTATGTAGTTTATAATTGTGTTGGTGGAACTCATTCTTCAGCTATAGCTGCAGCTATTCATCTAGGCATTTTATCTCCTGATATAACTCCTACTAAAGAAGAAGTTATAGATGTACCTTATTTTGATACTTTAGAAAAAAAAGATCAAGGTAAGATAATATTTAGAGGCATAGATGAAAATCATAATAAAGTATTTACTCTAAGCAGACAGTTTGTTCCGGAGTTAGTAATTCCGGCTGTAGAAGATGCATTTCAGTTAGGTGGTGGACTTAGGAAAGATTTATTACTTGTTGATACCATGCCTTCCGTTAACCTTCTTATGAAGATTGGTGGATTTTCTTCAAGAAGACTACACTGGGTATCATTTGGTAGACCTATAGTTGCTTTAGGAGTCGTTAAAAACTATCATGAGATGGTTAAAATAGTAAAGAAAACACTAAACTCTCTATAA
- a CDS encoding YigZ family protein, whose amino-acid sequence MINLKSTYKTIHEYGEDEIIISKSRFIGYAKPIENEDEAISFIEEIKSKHRDATHNVYAYVVGENSNIQRYSDDGEPSGTAGIPVLEVIKKEDLRNVVVVVTRYYGGTKLGAGGLVRAYTKGAKIGIEAGNIVEKVLFKKIKIRIDYTLYGRAENELLRQEYIIEDVIYDDAVNIVVLCEASNVDNLMSLMTEITSANMTHEEGDEDFYSVKEGKLIR is encoded by the coding sequence GTGATAAATTTGAAAAGTACATATAAGACTATACATGAGTACGGAGAAGACGAAATTATAATAAGTAAGTCTAGATTTATAGGATATGCAAAACCTATTGAGAATGAAGATGAGGCAATATCATTTATAGAAGAAATAAAGAGTAAGCATAGAGATGCAACACACAATGTATATGCATATGTGGTTGGAGAAAATAGCAATATACAAAGATATAGCGATGATGGGGAGCCAAGTGGAACAGCAGGTATACCAGTTTTAGAAGTTATAAAAAAAGAGGATTTAAGAAATGTAGTGGTGGTAGTAACTAGATATTATGGTGGTACAAAACTAGGTGCTGGTGGACTAGTAAGAGCATATACTAAGGGCGCGAAGATAGGAATTGAAGCTGGAAATATAGTGGAGAAAGTACTCTTTAAAAAAATTAAAATAAGAATAGACTATACTCTTTATGGAAGAGCGGAAAATGAGCTGTTAAGACAAGAGTATATAATAGAAGATGTAATATATGATGATGCGGTTAATATAGTAGTATTATGTGAAGCAAGTAACGTAGATAATCTTATGAGTTTGATGACAGAGATAACTAGCGCTAATATGACTCATGAAGAAGGAGACGAGGATTTTTATTCAGTTAAGGAAGGTAAGTTAATTAGATAA
- a CDS encoding MutS-related protein, with translation MIYVILSISIIILSFFLIYKKFQSIKRKKLHDELLTNWGKTPNVKYKDNDFKYISSYFKSKLNNNDFYIDDITWNDIGMDDVFKRINNTSSFVGENYLYYILRKPDFNDSLLKNRCIFIDLFSKDEDLRINLQKSLRKLGKDRLISILDYVFSKEKHILWQSILYRVLSLFAIFALIVTAYDWTIGVKLLVLAFIVNSMVYYIVMSKIGHDLKIINSIIKLINCSREIYSIKDTRIKKYADKLSNLYEKVKSINNATLNVSYNNQNELSQYIKILLLSEIVNYNKVSKAISKFKEEIIEVYSIIGELDALISIASYKDSLSYYSIPKLSNSINPHLNIKDIYHPLIDNPVSNSIDTLNSVLITGSNASGKSTFLKTVAINSILAQTINISLSRKHESNYFKTLTSMALSDNILKGESYYIVEIKSIKRIIDNLNDDIPTLCFVDEVLRGTNTIERIAASSKILEYLSKNNALCFAATHDIELASILKNEFNNYHFREEFIDNHIAFDYKLYHGKSQTKNAIKLLSVIGFNDDIIENAEATAKNYELTGSW, from the coding sequence ATGATTTATGTTATTTTATCTATATCTATTATTATCCTTAGTTTTTTTCTTATTTATAAAAAGTTTCAAAGTATAAAACGTAAAAAACTACATGACGAACTACTTACTAACTGGGGTAAAACTCCCAATGTTAAATACAAGGATAACGACTTCAAATATATATCTAGTTACTTTAAAAGTAAACTTAATAACAATGACTTTTATATAGATGATATAACATGGAATGATATAGGTATGGATGATGTTTTTAAAAGAATTAATAATACAAGCTCTTTTGTAGGTGAAAACTACTTATATTACATCCTTAGAAAACCAGATTTTAATGACAGTTTACTAAAAAATAGATGCATTTTCATCGACTTGTTTTCTAAAGATGAGGATTTAAGAATTAACTTACAGAAATCTTTAAGAAAACTTGGTAAAGACAGACTTATCAGCATACTTGATTACGTTTTTTCAAAAGAAAAGCATATTCTTTGGCAATCTATATTGTACAGAGTTTTATCTCTATTTGCTATATTCGCTTTAATAGTAACTGCATATGATTGGACTATAGGTGTCAAACTATTAGTTCTCGCTTTTATAGTAAACTCAATGGTATATTATATAGTTATGAGTAAAATAGGACATGATTTAAAAATTATAAACAGCATAATTAAGTTAATAAATTGTTCTAGAGAAATTTATAGTATTAAGGATACTCGTATAAAAAAATATGCTGATAAACTATCAAATTTATACGAGAAAGTTAAAAGCATAAACAATGCAACGCTAAATGTATCTTATAATAATCAAAATGAGCTTTCACAATATATTAAAATTCTACTTTTAAGTGAAATTGTAAATTACAATAAAGTATCTAAAGCTATATCTAAGTTTAAAGAAGAGATCATAGAAGTGTATAGTATCATAGGAGAATTAGATGCTCTTATTTCTATAGCTTCTTATAAAGATAGTCTAAGTTATTATTCTATACCTAAACTATCTAACTCTATTAACCCTCACTTAAATATAAAAGACATTTATCATCCGCTAATAGATAATCCAGTTTCAAATTCAATAGATACTTTAAACTCTGTTTTAATTACTGGATCAAACGCTTCTGGAAAGTCTACTTTTCTAAAAACAGTAGCTATAAACTCTATATTAGCACAAACAATAAATATTAGCTTATCTAGGAAGCATGAATCAAATTACTTTAAAACACTGACTTCTATGGCCTTATCTGATAATATTCTTAAAGGTGAAAGTTATTATATAGTTGAAATTAAATCTATAAAAAGAATTATAGATAATTTAAATGATGATATACCTACATTGTGTTTTGTTGATGAAGTACTAAGAGGAACTAATACTATAGAGAGAATAGCAGCTTCTTCTAAAATATTAGAATATTTAAGTAAAAATAATGCTCTATGCTTTGCAGCAACTCATGACATTGAATTGGCTAGTATATTAAAAAACGAGTTTAATAACTATCATTTTAGAGAAGAATTTATAGATAATCATATAGCCTTTGACTACAAACTATATCATGGAAAATCACAGACCAAAAATGCTATAAAATTGTTAAGTGTTATAGGTTTTAACGATGATATTATAGAAAATGCAGAAGCAACAGCAAAAAACTATGAATTAACAGGAAGTTGGTAA
- a CDS encoding sulfite exporter TauE/SafE family protein: MILFFIGLISGIVSGMGIGGGTILIPALIFFTNLSQKQAQGINLIVFIPTAIVALITHFANKNIKFKVAIPIIITGLIGAVIGSSLAVFLSGNLLRKMFGGFLLLMGLYEMFSKVKK; encoded by the coding sequence TTGATTCTCTTTTTTATTGGTCTTATATCTGGAATAGTTAGTGGAATGGGTATTGGTGGAGGTACTATTCTTATCCCTGCCCTAATTTTCTTTACAAATTTAAGTCAAAAGCAAGCTCAAGGAATAAATCTAATAGTATTTATTCCAACAGCTATTGTTGCTCTTATTACTCATTTCGCTAATAAAAATATAAAATTTAAAGTTGCTATACCGATAATTATAACTGGACTTATTGGAGCTGTTATAGGGTCTTCCCTTGCTGTATTTTTGTCTGGAAACTTGCTTAGAAAAATGTTCGGTGGATTTTTATTACTTATGGGACTTTATGAAATGTTTAGTAAAGTGAAAAAGTAG
- a CDS encoding sulfite exporter TauE/SafE family protein produces the protein MSNIMSSDKLKILFIGLITGIVNGLFGSGGGTIVVPALVFLLHIEDHKSHATAISIILPLTIISTFIYFRNGIIDFKVALIIASGGIIGGYIGAKLLNKVPRSMLRKIFGLFMIIAGLRMVF, from the coding sequence ATGTCAAATATTATGTCTAGTGATAAATTAAAAATTCTTTTTATTGGTTTAATAACTGGTATTGTAAACGGTCTTTTTGGATCTGGTGGTGGAACTATAGTAGTTCCTGCCCTTGTCTTTCTATTACACATTGAAGACCATAAATCTCACGCTACTGCTATAAGTATAATTTTACCTTTAACTATTATAAGTACTTTCATTTATTTTAGAAATGGGATTATTGACTTCAAAGTGGCTCTTATTATAGCTTCTGGAGGTATTATTGGCGGATATATCGGTGCTAAGCTATTAAATAAGGTTCCTAGAAGTATGCTTAGAAAAATCTTCGGGCTATTTATGATAATAGCTGGGCTAAGGATGGTGTTTTAA
- the nadE gene encoding NAD(+) synthase: MESIEKVCDDLINWLKEKVNDAGSKGVVFGLSGGIDSAVVAALAKRAFPDTSLGVIMPCHSNPQDEEHARLLADTLNLKVLKVDLTDTFDTLTSEVKDNESNKLATSNIKPRLRMTTLYYFAQLNNYLVAGPSNKSEFTTGYFTKHGDSAVDIFPIADFVKEEIFELAKYLGVNSEIINKAPSAGLWENQTDEDEMGFGYKDLDHYIKTGEGKKEIVEKIDRMNKISEHKRKFPPMFTR; the protein is encoded by the coding sequence ATGGAAAGTATAGAGAAAGTATGTGATGATCTAATAAACTGGTTAAAAGAAAAAGTGAATGATGCGGGTAGCAAAGGAGTAGTATTTGGCCTTAGTGGTGGTATAGACTCTGCAGTAGTGGCAGCCCTAGCTAAAAGAGCATTTCCAGATACATCATTAGGTGTTATAATGCCTTGCCATAGCAATCCACAAGACGAAGAGCATGCAAGATTATTAGCAGATACACTGAACTTAAAAGTACTAAAGGTGGATTTAACAGATACTTTTGATACTCTTACTAGTGAAGTGAAAGACAATGAATCTAATAAACTCGCAACTTCGAATATAAAGCCTAGACTTAGAATGACTACATTATACTATTTTGCACAACTGAATAATTATTTAGTTGCAGGGCCAAGTAATAAGAGTGAATTTACAACTGGATACTTCACTAAACATGGCGACAGCGCAGTAGATATATTTCCAATAGCTGATTTTGTGAAAGAGGAAATATTTGAACTGGCTAAGTACTTAGGTGTAAATAGTGAAATTATAAATAAAGCACCATCAGCAGGACTTTGGGAAAATCAAACTGATGAAGATGAGATGGGATTTGGATACAAGGACTTAGATCATTATATTAAAACTGGAGAAGGTAAAAAAGAGATAGTAGAAAAGATAGACAGAATGAACAAGATAAGTGAACATAAAAGAAAATTCCCACCAATGTTCACAAGATAG
- a CDS encoding YebC/PmpR family DNA-binding transcriptional regulator: protein MAGHSKWNNIKNKKGKMDAQRGKMFTKLGRYITVAAREGGDDPEYNAALKSAIEKAKAENMPNDNIERAIKKGTGDLEGANYEEITYEGYGPSGVAVFVDCLTDNRNRTASDVRHAFDKFGGNLGSTGCVGWMFDRKGLLVIEKSDDIDEEELMMQSIEAGAEDFSPEDDVYEILTSVEDFSAVRDALQEAGYKFSSADLEYIPQNTSALEDEKDIKNMIKMLEMLEDNDDVQKVSHNWEIPDDLDI from the coding sequence GTGGCAGGACATTCAAAGTGGAATAATATAAAGAATAAAAAAGGTAAAATGGATGCACAAAGGGGTAAAATGTTTACAAAATTAGGTAGATATATAACGGTAGCAGCTAGAGAAGGTGGAGATGATCCTGAGTACAATGCTGCACTTAAGAGTGCAATAGAGAAAGCTAAAGCAGAAAATATGCCTAATGATAATATAGAAAGAGCTATAAAAAAGGGTACGGGTGATTTAGAAGGTGCTAACTACGAAGAAATTACTTATGAAGGATACGGACCATCAGGAGTTGCAGTTTTCGTAGACTGCTTAACTGATAATAGAAATCGTACAGCATCAGATGTAAGACACGCTTTTGATAAATTTGGTGGAAACTTAGGCTCAACAGGTTGTGTTGGCTGGATGTTTGATAGAAAAGGATTATTAGTTATAGAAAAAAGTGATGATATTGATGAAGAAGAATTAATGATGCAGTCTATAGAAGCAGGAGCAGAAGATTTCAGTCCTGAAGATGATGTTTATGAAATATTAACTAGTGTAGAGGATTTTTCAGCTGTAAGAGATGCTTTACAAGAAGCAGGATATAAATTTTCTTCAGCGGATCTTGAGTATATTCCTCAGAATACTAGTGCCTTAGAAGATGAAAAAGATATTAAAAACATGATAAAAATGTTAGAAATGCTTGAGGACAATGATGATGTTCAAAAGGTATCACATAACTGGGAGATACCAGACGATTTAGATATATAG
- a CDS encoding ArsR/SmtB family transcription factor, producing MKNKYDINSKIFKALSDPNRLRIIDMLSCGERCACELLEFFEFTQPTLSHHMKVLIDCGLVKSRKEGTWNYYALDSVNANRLVLFLMNTITDTENCIFKEKKSFCKD from the coding sequence ATGAAAAATAAATACGATATAAATTCAAAAATATTTAAAGCCTTAAGTGATCCTAACAGGCTTAGAATTATCGATATGCTTTCATGTGGTGAAAGATGTGCATGTGAACTACTAGAATTTTTTGAATTTACTCAGCCTACGCTATCTCATCATATGAAAGTATTAATTGACTGTGGCTTGGTTAAAAGTAGGAAGGAAGGAACATGGAATTATTATGCATTAGATAGTGTTAATGCAAATAGATTGGTATTGTTTCTGATGAACACTATAACTGATACTGAGAATTGTATATTTAAAGAAAAGAAATCTTTTTGTAAAGATTGA
- a CDS encoding MATE family efflux transporter produces the protein MQKVDLTKGKVSRVIFALTIPLVTSSLLQFMYNFIDMIWVGGLGSNAVASVGSSSLYVNIGYAISTMVVVGAGVKVSHAVGSKDDEGTNRYINTAFILNLFVGIIFSTIILIFGKTFINFLGIENLNVEKDSLSYLLISGSAMIIVFFNTLYIRIFSSFGNNKVSLIISSIGLIINIILDPIFIYTLNLGVNGAAIATVIANTIVLIMSIRVSKKLYELNFRKYFDFNMLKEIISLGLPSSIQRVIFTIINILIAKIIAIYGADALAAQKIGLQIESITFIIIGGFNGATASFIGQNYGAKRLDRISKGYNISILMGVIYTSIITVILLTIPELLASIFVKEQETIRITSDYLRIIGISQIFAAVEMITNGTFIGLGATRYAALISISLTIIRLPLALILSKLVGVNGIWWSIAISSILKGIISYSVYKFVLWRKLKNKFT, from the coding sequence ATGCAGAAAGTAGATTTAACAAAAGGAAAAGTCTCGAGGGTGATATTTGCACTGACTATTCCATTAGTGACGAGTTCATTATTGCAATTTATGTATAACTTTATTGACATGATATGGGTAGGAGGTCTTGGAAGTAATGCAGTTGCAAGTGTAGGTAGTTCAAGCTTATATGTCAACATTGGATATGCAATTAGTACAATGGTTGTTGTCGGAGCTGGAGTTAAGGTATCACATGCTGTGGGAAGTAAGGATGATGAAGGAACTAATAGATATATAAATACAGCATTTATATTAAATCTTTTTGTAGGTATTATTTTTTCAACTATTATATTAATATTCGGTAAAACTTTTATTAATTTCTTGGGAATAGAGAACTTAAATGTTGAAAAAGATTCATTATCTTACCTTTTAATTAGTGGATCAGCTATGATAATAGTATTTTTTAATACATTATATATAAGAATTTTCTCAAGCTTTGGAAATAACAAAGTATCTCTTATAATAAGTTCTATAGGGCTTATTATAAATATCATACTGGATCCTATATTTATATATACTTTAAATCTTGGCGTAAATGGTGCTGCTATAGCAACAGTTATTGCAAATACTATAGTTTTAATAATGTCTATAAGAGTTTCTAAGAAGCTATATGAATTAAACTTTAGAAAGTATTTTGATTTCAATATGCTTAAAGAAATTATTTCATTAGGATTACCTAGTTCAATTCAAAGAGTTATTTTTACTATAATTAACATATTAATAGCTAAGATAATAGCAATTTATGGTGCAGATGCTTTAGCTGCACAAAAAATAGGACTTCAAATAGAATCTATAACGTTTATTATAATTGGAGGATTCAATGGTGCTACAGCAAGTTTTATTGGTCAAAATTATGGGGCTAAAAGGTTAGATAGAATAAGCAAAGGTTACAATATATCTATTCTCATGGGAGTCATATACACCTCTATTATAACTGTAATTCTTTTGACTATCCCAGAGTTATTAGCAAGTATATTTGTAAAAGAGCAAGAGACCATAAGAATTACATCTGATTATTTAAGGATAATCGGAATATCACAGATATTTGCTGCAGTTGAGATGATAACAAATGGAACATTTATAGGACTTGGAGCGACAAGGTATGCGGCATTAATAAGTATCAGTCTGACAATTATAAGACTTCCATTAGCACTAATACTTTCTAAACTAGTAGGAGTTAATGGAATATGGTGGAGTATAGCTATATCAAGCATTTTAAAAGGTATAATAAGCTATAGTGTATATAAATTTGTACTGTGGAGAAAGTTGAAAAATAAGTTTACTTAG
- a CDS encoding flotillin family protein, whose protein sequence is MPEILLKFGVPIVVALVIILSFWKKVPADKAMVITGLKKRMLSGKGGLMLPILETSCTISLEDISMKTNVSDAPSKQGIFVNIEGTAVVKVKNEEESVFNAVERFHNGGASKTVDVIKSIVDQIIEGQLRGIVSTMTVEELNADRAGLETKLENAIVKELGTMGLILSSFSILRISTQGGYLENKAKPQIAQAQADADIAEADRQRDTQIKTAEAQREGQRAKLEAETAIAESERDKQIKIEAYRAEREQAKATADIAYEIQDIQNKAKQAEEQAKLEEKKAVIKEKQLVVEVQKPAEASKKASEVNAEAAKIQAIKQAEAEAEALKLKAQAEAEARKISAQAEAEAIKLRGQAEAEAIRSKGLAEAEAKDKLAEAMAKYGEAAVTELIIAKLPEIMEQVAKPLEKIDKITIIDNGNDGAGGASKVAKIVSEVATSGFETLKQLTGVDVTEVLKSVADRNDKVDDKVSKKIDFPSKEGFAEDLVSATREDTDIEE, encoded by the coding sequence ATGCCTGAAATACTATTGAAATTTGGAGTACCTATAGTCGTAGCACTAGTAATTATACTATCATTTTGGAAAAAGGTACCTGCTGACAAGGCTATGGTAATAACAGGTCTTAAAAAGAGAATGTTATCTGGTAAAGGAGGTTTAATGTTACCAATACTAGAAACCTCATGTACTATATCACTAGAAGACATCTCTATGAAAACTAATGTAAGTGATGCGCCATCTAAACAAGGTATCTTTGTAAATATAGAAGGTACTGCAGTAGTGAAAGTCAAAAATGAAGAAGAAAGTGTATTTAATGCAGTTGAAAGATTTCACAATGGTGGAGCTTCAAAGACAGTAGATGTAATTAAAAGTATAGTAGATCAAATAATAGAGGGTCAATTAAGAGGAATAGTTTCTACTATGACTGTAGAAGAATTAAATGCTGATAGAGCAGGACTAGAAACAAAATTAGAAAATGCTATAGTTAAAGAATTAGGCACAATGGGACTAATATTATCAAGTTTTAGTATTCTTAGAATATCTACTCAAGGTGGATATTTAGAAAATAAAGCAAAACCACAAATCGCACAAGCACAAGCTGATGCAGACATAGCTGAGGCAGATAGACAAAGAGATACTCAAATAAAAACAGCAGAGGCACAGAGAGAAGGACAGAGGGCAAAACTTGAAGCTGAAACAGCAATAGCAGAGTCAGAAAGAGATAAGCAAATAAAAATAGAAGCATATAGAGCAGAAAGAGAGCAAGCAAAGGCAACTGCTGATATAGCTTATGAAATTCAGGATATTCAGAATAAGGCTAAACAAGCAGAAGAGCAAGCAAAATTAGAAGAAAAGAAAGCTGTTATAAAAGAAAAGCAGTTGGTAGTAGAAGTTCAGAAACCTGCTGAAGCAAGTAAAAAAGCATCAGAGGTAAATGCAGAAGCAGCTAAAATACAAGCTATAAAACAAGCAGAGGCAGAAGCGGAAGCATTGAAACTTAAAGCTCAGGCAGAGGCAGAAGCGAGAAAAATATCTGCACAGGCAGAAGCAGAAGCTATAAAACTAAGAGGACAGGCAGAAGCAGAAGCGATTAGATCAAAAGGATTAGCAGAAGCAGAAGCAAAGGATAAATTAGCAGAGGCTATGGCTAAGTACGGTGAGGCTGCTGTAACAGAACTTATTATAGCAAAGCTACCGGAAATAATGGAGCAAGTTGCTAAGCCATTAGAAAAAATAGATAAGATTACTATCATAGATAATGGTAATGACGGAGCAGGAGGAGCAAGTAAGGTAGCTAAAATAGTTTCTGAGGTTGCTACTAGTGGTTTTGAAACGTTAAAGCAACTAACAGGTGTGGATGTTACAGAGGTACTTAAGTCAGTGGCAGATAGAAATGATAAAGTTGACGACAAAGTTAGTAAGAAAATAGATTTTCCTAGTAAGGAAGGGTTTGCTGAAGACTTAGTAAGTGCAACTCGTGAAGATACGGATATAGAGGAATAG